From Syngnathus scovelli strain Florida chromosome 14, RoL_Ssco_1.2, whole genome shotgun sequence, one genomic window encodes:
- the rlf gene encoding zinc finger protein Rlf, with translation MAERIVELEQEWNERALDTAEDTLVAMETLLATLRAFEDGLRQQELSVASSADYCDNFCQALMHYAGSRNSIDHGLPLLEVYCLSINCFAAARSHLTAESDKVTLVLKRLALSCFELFLSVPENEIPYEAWVQFHQSVQSAHDTLLQYGSTDLQALLQITGEGGAWSNPILAALLSGEPIIKQEVDAYICLEGEGFMEMRVKHLEKMGEVAKAVVLAKACTDCSAIPNQATFRHTYVALLCQLLPNAEAIMEISRQDCKDVLEITTNLEMEGEENAGFILCTTFLTQQLQQPSLDHSWELIQLWSKLQRKLDPSLVSLLERCLQLGAIAITVQHLLYLARLIQTEAEVVGTATSVELCVKALQLPKHDDSESRIGICKVLSGLLLNDLEVRRACHLTEFLLGPSQQVLSSLQELYQCPDQKHEQESSVIPNSLRCELLLVLKAHWSIDPEFWDWKALKYHCISLLGLKPESEWEADEEKSEKPPVLRVHTPTEESELKPCLNGSLHLHTQPDETPPRIIGGKAGGRRAKLCCRICTLFFTDIQIIHHAKRHIVDDIHPCPICPQNFRSRKELLPHMRHHLQRETLSNNVKIQDDEMEPGEITVDPSLILYYKSTRDPGVLQHIVQQAKTVQKKCTDNEHVTFEYMNQYFSLQNREEYFCPGTGCSRVFKHSKYLYVHLKSDHKGDENVQHFQQMREQREKCTFCRRHFVSPYHHHKHRKVHYCEQPYMCVAMGCGARFGSSNELVLHKQIHGYQIRYQCELEGCDVNYSDLGQLYHHEAQHFRDAAFTCPGVICKKFYFSKREFIAHLWTHNLKFSEEDFEDQRIAKETIFKADLERAAHVSSPNDAGESVVGDNQKSSSESRSASCCQPSGDVKPKALLTLVAVCFDGCKFTCGFEKCGMTFSRARDVQRHLKHAHPEHLKLEFKEHKHDKEQGPKSKKIKTEMESDNDEGELLDPCSPEEDGPEWTTSPASPTCAKNDVLNEILMRLSSLDLNSLKSPQSQPPQCIQNHHDVMEDRAEVLLSKPSSPPPKKNLTARAVQSLATTKPYVCAVVKCAFRTALVDNLSRHYNNVHGYPTEEAEQMAHFNATPPCPPQRNPTEEKVVQILANAKPYTCQIAKCHFRTARTYSLMRHYVKLHDRPQEEAKQMCVTDRSYKPFKCHLCSQTHREIKGLRNHYIQMHDVSASLVEKFSFRSTRPTSPTLQNLNPTVKIEAPSWEQEGKKNENRPNRTSCSSAPAVNEAQENQSEHKEDVEAEVTPQVRTKRLVTKSNLCYILDKFNKPFHCVAKNCAAAFSTQVGLVRHLQFTHHYKRSQLLLEKEVQQDPEVKKENVRKRPYPSSDEPKPQFQCQFVNCNASYHLKSSLARHTRIVHSQMPGLIRCKFEGCTKVFTHNEALKKHTLFRHCEYYDSLVVRLQSTQKKSVTGCQKKLIVTPTNPASPEPKQPAQSDEEDDVTEDAEKSTVEAQRSYVVRSHEEALQMCQDRFLPVTYPCMIQDCDSVLKYSRGLNRHYKKVHHMPKKYIQNNTDTLFYNAEQLEELIQKKSARPTIVGEENPNGVCKMKYQPETSQEQDAQVKLHSVTAETQMETLSDPLRLPVEEVPPPAEKNGPLSDPLRFPEEEVLPPAEGNGPLSDPLRFPAEEVLPPAEKNGPLSDPLRFPEEEVPPPAEKNGPLSDPLRFPVEEVLPPAEKNGPLSDPLRFPVEEVLPPAERNGVLVGADDVLYGEPSTATHAEDSVVPNGHKKVEELLNLEQIKPLLRPFTINLSPPCCVLLTTEEGLQDAAKDGKISEKSSSPPVRQPLKRKNELSVQPSNVIDPPPLGSPPHSFDIATYKPVGFEASFLKFIQESAPKDKKTRRESFRRSCSVKENKQLGITYTRSRRSHATLHKCRGMTGDFPSVRNLKSILDKALAGCGDLAIKQLQYLRPVVVLGKPVCMASLPHLFPTDSNSKLLLGSKV, from the exons TGGATGCATACATTTGCTTGGAGGGTGAGGGCTTCATGGAAATGCGAGTGAAGCATCTGGAGAAGATGGGCGAGGTGGCCAAGGCTGTGGTGCTGGCAAAAGCGTGCACAGACTGCAGCGCCATCCCCAACCAAGCTACTTTTCGTCACACATACGTCGCTCTGCTTTGCCAGCTACTTCCCAACGCGGAAGCTATAATGGAG ATATCCAGGCAAGACTGCAAGGATGTTCTTGAGATTACTACCAACTTGGAGATGGAGGGGGAGGAGAATGCTGGCTTTATCCTGTGCACAACCTTCCTGACTCAGCAGCTTCAGCAGCCCAGCCTTGACCACTCCTG GGAGCTGATTCAACTGTGGAGTAAACTTCAGAGGAAGCTGGACCCCTCACTTGTATCTCTTCTTGAAAGGTGCCTTCAGCTGGGTGCCATCGCCATAACAGTGCAACATTTGCTGTACCTGGCCCGTTTAATTCAGACAGAG gcagAGGTAGTGGGCACCGCTACTTCGGTGGAGCTGTGCGTTAAAGCTCTACAACTTCCAAAACACGATGACTCGGAAAGCAGAATCGGCATCTGTAAAGTTCTGTCTGGCCTCCTCCTCAATGATCTggaagtgcggcgggcatgccaCCTTACAGAGTTTCTGCTTGGCCCCAGTCAGCAGGTATTAAGTAGCCTCCAGGAGCTCTACCAGTGCCCagaccaaaaacatgagcaggaGAGCAGCGTCATTCCCAACTCGCTACGCTGTgaactgctgctggtgctgaagGCACACTGGTCCATTGACCCGGAATTCTGGGACTGGAAAGCCCTCAAGTATCACTGTATCTCCCTCTTGGGGTTGAAACCCGAGTCAGAATGGGAAGCGGACGAGGAAAAAAGTGAGAAACCACCTGTGCTTCGAGTCCACACGCCGACAGAAGAAAGTGAGCTCAAACCCTGTTTAAACGGAAGTCTTCATCTTCACACGCAGCCTGACGAAACGCCCCCTCGCATTATTGGCGGCAAAGCAGGAGGGAGAAGAGCCAAGCTGTGTTGTCGGATTTGCACACTGTTCTTCACTGACATTCAAATCATCCACCATGCCAAAAGACACATTGTGGATGACATACACCCCTGCCCCATCTGCCCGCAGAATTTTAGGAGCAGGAAGGAGCTGCTGCCCCACATGAGACATCACCTCCAACGGGAGACGCTAAGCAACAACGTCAAGATTCAAGACGATGAAATGGAACCTGGCGAGATCACCGTTGACCCTTCTTTAATTTTATATTACAAATCCACCCGTGATCCTGGAGTGCTTCAGCACATTGTGCAGCAGGCCAAAACGGTCCAGAAGAAGTGCACGGACAACGAGCACGTGACGTTCGAGTACATGAACCAGTACTTCAGTCTGCAGAACCGAGAGGAGTATTTCTGTCCCGGCACCGGGTGTTCTCGGGTTTTCAAACACTCCAAGTACTTGTACGTGCATTTAAAGTCGGACCACAAAGGCGATGAGAACGTGCAGCATTTTCAGCAGATGCGAGAGCAACGGGAGAAGTGCACTTTCTGTCGGCGCCACTTTGTCTCCCCTTACCATCACCACAAACATCGGAAAGTTCACTACTGTGAGCAACCGTACATGTGCGTGGCGATGGGTTGCGGTGCCCGCTTCGGTTCTTCCAATGAGCTCGTGTTGCATAAACAGATCCACGGCTATCAGATAAGGTACCAGTGTGAGCTTGAAGGCTGCGACGTGAATTACTCCGACCTGGGACAACTGTATCACCACGAGGCGCAGCATTTCAGGGATGCTGCATTCACCTGCCCTGGCGTCATATGTAAAAAATTTTACTTTTCCAAAAGGGAATTCATAGCGCATCTATGGACGCACAACCTTAAGTTCTCTGAAGAGGACTTTGAGGATCAGAGGATAGCGAAAGAGACCATTTTCAAGGCTGATTTGGAAAGGGCAGCCCATGTTAGCAGTCCAAATGATGCTGGAGAAAGTGTTGTCGGAGATAACCAGAAGAGTTCCTCGGAAAGTCGTTCCGCCTCCTGCTGTCAACCATCTGGCGACGTTAAACCCAAAGCACTGCTGACTTTAGTGGCTGTGTGTTTCGACGGATGCAAGTTCACCTGCGGCTTCGAGAAGTGCGGTATGACTTTCTCCCGAGCGAGAGATGTCCAGAGACACCTTAAACATGCCCACCCAGAACACCTTAAACTGGAGTTCAAAGAGCACAAACATGACAAGGAGCAAGGTCCAAAGTCCAAAAAGATCAAGACTGAAATGGAGTCGGACAATGATGAAGGCGAACTCTTGGATCCGTGCTCACCTGAAGAAGATGGCCCTGAATGGACAACCTCTCCCGCTTCTCCAACTTGTGCCAAAAATGATGTCCTTAACGAAATCCTCATGAGGCTAAGTAGTCTGGATCTGAATTCCCTCAAGTCCCCACAAAGTCAGCCGCCTCAGTGCATCCAAAATCATCACGACGTCATGGAAGACCGAGCCGAGGTTTTGCTTTCGAAACCATCGTCCCCGCCgcctaaaaaaaatctcacagcaAGAGCCGTCCAATCGCTCGCGACTACTAAACCCTACGTTTGCGCCGTAGTAAAGTGTGCCTTTAGGACTGCACTGGTCGATAACTTGAGCCGCCACTACAACAACGTGCACGGCTACCCAACCGAAGAGGCCGAACAGATGGCTCATTTTAATGCCACCCCGCCGTGTCCGCCTCAAAGGAATCCAACCGAAGAAAAAGTCGTCCAAATACTCGCCAACGCCAAACCCTACACTTGCCAGATAGCCAAGTGTCACTTTAGGACCGCACGAACCTATAGTTTGATGCGCCACTACGTTAAACTACACGACCGCCCGCAAGAAGAAGCCAAACAGATGTGTGTCACGGACAGGTCGTATAAACCCTTCAAGTGTCATCTGTGCTCGCAAACTCACCGAGAGATTAAAGGCTTGAGGAACCATTATATTCAGATGCATGACGTCTCTGCCAGTTTGGTGGAAAAATTTAGTTTCCGATCGACGCGACCGACCAGCCCCACATTACAGAACTTGAACCCGACAGTGAAAATAGAAGCACCCAGTTGGGAacaggaagggaaaaaaaacgagaATAGACCAAACCGAACAAGTTGTTCTTCAGCTCCGGCTGTAAATGAAGCTCAAGAGAATCAAAGTGAGCACAAGGAAGACGTCGAGGCCGAGGTGACACCCCAGGTCAGAACGAAACGCTTGGTGACTAAAAGTAATCTCTGCTACATTCTAGATAAATTCAACAAACCATTTCATTGCGTGGCCAAAAACTGCGCCGCCGCCTTTTCCACACAGGTAGGCCTTGTCCGCCATCTTCAGTTCACACACCATTATAAACGCTCTCAGCTCCTGCTGGAAAAAGAAGTGCAACAGGATCCCGAAGtcaaaaaggaaaatgtgcgGAAAAGGCCTTACCCGAGCTCCGACGAACCCAAACCACAGTTTCAATGTCAGTTTGTCAACTGCAACGCTTCCTACCATCTCAAGAGCAGCCTGGCGCGGCACACCCGTATTGTTCATTCGCAGATGCCGGGACTCATCAGGTGCAAATTCGAGGGCTGCACAAAAGTATTCACCCACAACGAGGCGCTGAAAAAACACACCTTGTTTCGACACTGCGAGTACTACGACTCGCTGGTAGTACGGCTCCAGAGCACTCAAAAGAAGTCCGTTACCGGGTGCCAAAAGAAGCTGATCGTAACACCCACCAACCCCGCGTCGCCGGAACCGAAACAACCCGCCCAGTCGGACGAGGAGGACGATGTGACCGAAGACGCGGAGAAGTCTACGGTGGAAGCGCAACGGAGTTATGTTGTCCGATCGCACGAAGAAGCTTTACAAATGTGTCAAGACCGTTTTTTACCCGTCACCTACCCGTGCATGATTCAAGACTGCGACTCGGTCCTCAAGTACTCGCGCGGCTTGAACCGCCACTACAAAAAGGTTCACCACATGCCAAAAAAGTATATTCAAAATAATACTGACACGCTCTTTTACAACGCGGAGCAACTAGAGGAATTAATTCAAAAGAAATCAGCTCGGCCAACCATTGTGGGTGAAGAGAACCCAAACGGAGTTTGTAAAATGAAGTATCAGCCGGAGACCTCACAGGAACAGGATGCTCAGGTAAAACTGCACTCGGTCACAGCAGAAACCCAAATGGAGACTCTTTCAGATCCTCTGAGATTGCCAGTGGAAGAAGTGCCGCCGCCCGCAGAGAAAAACGGACCTCTTTCCGATCCTCTCAGATTCCCAGAGGAGGAAGTGCTTCCGCCCGCAGAGGGAAACGGACCTCTTTCCGATCCTCTGAGATTCCCAGCGGAGGAAGTGCTTCCGCCTGCAGAGAAAAACGGACCTCTTTCAGATCCTCTGAGATTCCCAGAGGAGGAAGTGCCGCCGCCCGCAGAGAAAAACGGACCTCTTTCCGATCCTCTGAGATTCCCAGTGGAGGAAGTGCTTCCGCCTGCAGAGAAAAACGGACCTCTTTCTGATCCTCTGAGATTCCCAGTGGAGGAAGTGCTGCCGCCCGCAGAGAGAAACGGGGTCCTTGTCGGCGCCGACGACGTGCTCTACGGAGAACCGAGTACCGCCACTCACGCCGAGGATTCCGTTGTGCCAAACGGTCACaaaaaggtggaagaattactcAACTTGGAACAGATCAAACCACTCCTTCGTCCTTTTACTATCAATCTGTCGCCACCGTGTTGTGTGCTGTTGACTACAGAGGAGGGACTTCAAGACGCAGCAAAAGATGGTAAAATATCCGAAAAGTCGTCTTCACCTCCAGTACGGCAGCCTCTCAAGCGAAAGAATGAGCTCTCCGTGCAGCCATCAAACGTGATCGACCCTCCGCCTCTTGGCTCCCCTCCGCACTCTTTTGACATTGCCACATACAAGCCAGTTGGCTTTGAGGCATCCTTCCTCAAGTTCATCCAAGAAAGCGCACCAAAAGACAAAAAGACTCGGCGAGAGTCCTTCCGGCGCAGTTGCTCggtcaaagaaaacaagcaaCTGGGAATCACGTACACCCGAAGCAGACGCAGTCATGCCACGCTTCACAAATGCCGCGGTATGACTGGGGACTTCCCATCTGTCCGAAACTTGAAGTCCATCTTGGACAAAGCCCTTGCTGGGTGCGGGGACCTGGCCATCAAGCAGCTTCAGTACCTCAGACCCGTGGTGGTCCTGGGGAAGCCCGTTTGTATGGCCAGCCTGCCTCACCTCTTCCCAACAGACTCGAACAGTAAACTGCTTCTGGGAAGCAAAGTTTAG
- the zmpste24 gene encoding CAAX prenyl protease 1 homolog: protein MFDFINELPVEKQIFYAVLGFSWTVYIWEAYLAHRQRRTYRSTTRVPQELEKVIDSETFEKSRLYQLDKSNFSFWSGLYSETEGTLILVLGGIPLLWGLAGAGTKHFGFGPEYEITQSLVFLTLATLFTALTGLPWSLYNTFVIEEKHGFNQQTLGFFIKDAVKKFAVTQCILLPVTSLLLYIIKIGGDYFFIYAWLFTLGVSLVLVTIYADYIAPLFDKFTPLPEGELKTDIEAMANSISFPLTKVYVVEGSKRSSHSNAYFYGFFKNKRIVLFDTLLEDYSPLNKGDEAKPEPTETDGEAKVKPKHKKQGCNNKEILAVLGHELGHWKLGHTVKNIVISQMNSFLCFSLFAALIGRKELFVAFGFNDSQPTLIGLMIIFQFIFSPYNELLSFCLTVLSRRFEFQADAFARNMGKAPELYSSLIKLNKDNLGFPVADWLYSMWHYSHPPLLERLRALGNIKQD, encoded by the exons atGTTCGACTTTATAAATGAACTCCCCGTGGAGAAGCAGATATTTTATGCTGTTTTGGGCTTTTCGTGGACGGTGTACATATGGGAGGCATACCTTGCACATAGACAG CGAAGGACATACAGGTCAACGACACGTGTGCCTCAGGAGCTCGAAAAGGTCATCGATTCAGAAACCTTTGAGAAGTCCCGACTATATCAACTGGACAAAAGCAACTTCAGTTTTTGGTCTGGTCTGTATTCCGAGACGGAAGGAACG CTGATCCTAGTCCTGGGTGGCATTCCTCTTCTGTGGGGCCTCGCCGGCGCAGGGACGAAACATTTTGGATTCGGCCCCGAGTATGAGATCACGCAATCCCTTGTGTTTCTCACTCTTGCCACCTTGTTCACTGCTTTGACTGGCCTTCCCTGGAGTTTGTACAACACGTTTGTCATTGAGGAGAAGCACGGATTCAACCAGCAG ACTTTGGGGTTCTTCATCAAAGATGCCGTGAAGAAGTTCGCCGTGACGCAGTGCATCCTGCTCCCTGTAACCTCGTTGCTCCTCTACATCATTAAGATTGGGGGAGACTACTTCTTCATTTACGCCTGGCTCTTCACCCTGGGTGTTTCTTTG GTTCTCGTCACCATCTACGCTGATTACATCGCACCTCTGTTTGACAAATTCACTCCTTTGCCAGAAGGCGAGCTGAAGACGGATATTGAGGCCATGGCCAACAGTATTAGTTTCCCTCTCACAAAGGTTTATGTTGTTGAAG GTTCCAAACGGTCTTCGCACAGCAACGCGTATTTTTACGGCTTTTTCAAGAACAAACGGATTGTGCTCTTTGACACGTTGCTGGAGGACTATTCTCCGCTCAACAAGGGAGACGAGGCAAAGCCCGAGCCAACAGAAACTGACGGCGAAGCGAAAGTCAAGCCAAAG cacaaGAAACAAGGCTGCAACAATAAAGAGATCCTTGCCGTTTTGGGTCACGAGCTGGGTCACTGGAAGCTCGGTCATACCGTCAAAAATATTGTCATCAGTCAG ATGAATTCCTTCCTGTGTTTCTCTCTATTTGCCGCTCTTATTGGACGCAAGGAGTTGTTTGTCGCATTTGGCTTCAATGACAGCCAGCCCACTCTGATCGGCTTGATGATCATCTTCCAGTTCATCTTTTCGCCATATAATGAG CTTCTGTCCTTCTGCCTGACGGTCCTGAGCCGCAGGTTCGAGTTCCAGGCCGACGCGTTTGCGCGCAACATGGGGAAAGCCCCCGAGCTCTACTCGTCCCTCATCAAGCTGAACAAAGACAACCTGGGCTTCCCTGTTGCCGACTGGCTCTACTCCATGTGGCACTACTCGCACCCGCCCCTCCTGGAGCGCCTCAGAGCGCTAGGCAACATCAAGCAAGACTGA
- the atp5if1b gene encoding ATPase inhibitor B, mitochondrial — protein sequence MARFLRSNIRGLFTLQQRMASDQLGELGKGAGKGGGAGGSIREAGGAMGKKQAAEEEMYFKRKEQEQLAALKQHHQEEIDHHKKEIERLQRDIDRHKGKIRKLKHDD from the exons ATGGCGAGGTTCTTGAGGTCGAACATCCGCGGTTTATTCACTTTACAGCAAAGAATGGCATCCGACCAG CTGGGTGAACTGGGTAAAGGTGCGGGCAAAGGTGGTGGAGCCGGTGGCTCCATTCGAGAGGCCGGTGGAGCCATGGGAAAGAAACAGGCTGCAGAGGAGGAGATGTACTTTAA GCGCAAGGAACAGGAACAGCTGGCTGCACTGAAGCAACACCACCAGGAGGAAATCGACCACCACAAAAAGGAGATTGAGCGTCTGCAGCGGGATATTGACCGTCATAAGGGGAAGATCAGGAAACTGAAGCACGACGACTAA
- the rpl13a gene encoding large ribosomal subunit protein uL13, whose translation MADRFNKVLLLDGRGHLLGRLAAIVAKQTLLGHKVVVVRCEGINISGNFYRNKLKYLAFLRKRMNTNPSRGPYHFRAPSRIFWRTVRGMLPHKTKRGQAALERLKVFDGIPPPYDKRKRMVVPAALKIVRLKPTRKFALLGRLAHEVGWKYQAITATLEEKRKQKSKMRYVKKKATIKMTKVATKNVESKIAKYTDVLKQYGVLV comes from the exons ATGGCGGACCGCTTCAATAAG GTTCTGCTACTAGATGGCAGAGGCCATCTACTTGGTCGGCTGGCTGCCATCGTTGCCAAGCAGACCTTGCTGG GACACAAAGTTGTGGTGGTCAGGTGTGAAGGCATCAACATCTCTGGCAATTTCTACCGTAACAAAT TGAAGTACCTGGCTTTCCTGCGCAAGAGGATGAACACCAATCCATCTCGTGGACCATACCACTTCAGAGCTCCCAGCAGGATCTTCTGGAGGACGGTGAGAG GCATGCTGCCCCACAAAACCAAGAGAGGCCAGGCTGCTCTGGAGAGGCTGAAGGTGTTTGACGGCATCCCCCCACCCTATGACAAG AGGAAGCGCATGGTGGTCCCAGCTGCTCTTAAGATTGTGCGCCTGAAGCCCACTCGTAAG TTTGCCCTCCTGGGACGTTTGGCTCATGAGGTGGGCTGGAAGTACCAGGCCATCACAGCCACGCTGGAGGAGAAGAGGAAACAGAAGTCAAAGATGCGCTACGTCAAGAAAAAGGCCACCATCAAGATGACCAAAGTGGCCACGAAGAACGTCGAGAGTAAAATAGCAAAGTACACAGACGTTCTCAAACAATATGGTGTTCTTGTCTGA